One stretch of Schlesneria sp. DSM 10557 DNA includes these proteins:
- the ltrA gene encoding group II intron reverse transcriptase/maturase, with translation MLATLLEHKVRGGKWHTLMDKVFSAMNLFCAARKVVGKKGAAGVDRQTVDDFEANERQELGRMRDQLREGTYVPSFVKRTWIPKPGSQEKRPLGIPTVRDRVVQTALVHVIEPILDATFHERSFGFRHGRGCHHALCCVERLLKEGYVYVVDADLKSFFDTIPKDRLLALVQEQISDRSVIGLIKMFLDQGIIEDLRPWTPIAGVPQGAVLSPVLANAYLNPLDHLLSENGFQLVRYADDFVILCRSQEEAEAALATVSTWVQANGLTLHSEKTSIVDSRVKSFSFLGYSFRGNLRFPRAKSHKRFMDRIRDLTPRQSGDSLETIIQRINQTAQGWFAYFRHCHWSIFQKYDETIRRRLRRILKKRHRRNPQRSPSHIRWPIRFFAEHGYKDLNGTHVRFVQSIRTD, from the coding sequence ATGTTGGCGACACTTTTGGAACACAAAGTGAGAGGAGGAAAATGGCATACGCTGATGGACAAGGTGTTTAGCGCAATGAATCTCTTCTGCGCTGCCCGCAAGGTAGTCGGCAAGAAGGGAGCGGCGGGAGTGGATCGACAAACAGTGGACGACTTCGAGGCGAACGAGCGGCAGGAACTCGGCAGGATGCGCGATCAACTGCGGGAAGGAACTTATGTCCCTTCTTTCGTCAAACGGACTTGGATTCCGAAGCCAGGAAGTCAGGAGAAGCGACCACTGGGAATTCCGACGGTCCGGGACCGCGTCGTGCAAACGGCGTTGGTTCATGTGATTGAACCGATTCTGGACGCGACATTCCATGAGCGAAGCTTCGGCTTCCGGCATGGACGCGGCTGTCATCACGCTCTGTGTTGCGTGGAACGTTTGCTCAAAGAAGGGTACGTGTATGTGGTCGACGCCGATTTAAAGAGTTTCTTCGATACGATTCCCAAAGATCGCTTACTGGCGCTTGTTCAGGAACAGATCTCGGATCGTAGCGTGATCGGCTTGATCAAGATGTTTCTTGATCAGGGGATTATCGAAGACTTGCGTCCGTGGACTCCGATTGCCGGTGTACCACAAGGCGCGGTGCTGTCCCCCGTCCTGGCCAACGCCTATCTCAACCCCCTGGACCACCTCCTGAGCGAGAACGGTTTCCAATTGGTTCGGTATGCGGATGACTTCGTCATCCTGTGTCGATCTCAGGAGGAAGCGGAAGCAGCTCTTGCAACGGTGAGCACATGGGTTCAGGCGAACGGACTCACACTCCATTCTGAAAAGACAAGCATCGTCGACTCACGCGTCAAGAGTTTCTCTTTTCTCGGGTACTCATTTCGAGGAAACCTTCGTTTCCCTCGTGCCAAGAGTCACAAACGGTTTATGGATCGCATCCGCGATCTGACCCCACGCCAATCCGGTGACTCGCTGGAGACGATCATCCAGCGGATCAACCAGACCGCCCAAGGATGGTTTGCCTATTTCCGTCATTGCCACTGGAGCATCTTTCAAAAGTACGACGAAACGATTCGCCGCAGACTCCGACGGATTCTCAAGAAACGGCATCGACGGAACCCGCAACGCAGTCCCTCTCATATCCGTTGGCCAATTCGCTTCTTTGCAGAACACGGGTACAAAGACCTGAATGGAACCCATGTCCGCTTCGTCCAATCCATAAGAACCGACTGA
- a CDS encoding SRPBCC family protein, with protein MANSKNSVRLHRVLRAPAERVYKAFLDPDALCRWLPPYGYLGKIDRIDPKVGGGYHMSFTNFSTGHSHSFQSNFLELVPSERIRIADKFDDPGFASGMTKTITLREVSCGTEIEVLHDGLPSAIPAEMCYLGWQESLLQLARLVEPEIP; from the coding sequence ATGGCGAATTCAAAAAACTCTGTGCGACTGCATCGCGTCCTGCGTGCTCCGGCAGAACGCGTCTACAAAGCTTTTCTCGATCCCGACGCTCTGTGCCGCTGGCTCCCACCCTATGGCTATTTAGGAAAGATCGACCGGATCGATCCTAAAGTAGGAGGTGGCTACCACATGTCGTTCACTAATTTCAGTACCGGCCACAGTCATTCGTTTCAGAGCAACTTCCTGGAACTCGTTCCCAGCGAACGAATCCGGATTGCCGACAAATTCGACGATCCGGGGTTTGCCTCTGGGATGACAAAAACCATTACGCTCCGGGAAGTCAGTTGCGGCACGGAGATCGAAGTCCTGCATGACGGACTTCCGTCTGCCATCCCCGCCGAAATGTGCTATCTCGGCTGGCAGGAATCCCTCCTTCAGCTCGCCCGCCTCGTCGAGCCCGAAATTCCCTGA